In a genomic window of Bactrocera dorsalis isolate Fly_Bdor unplaced genomic scaffold, ASM2337382v1 BdCtg338, whole genome shotgun sequence:
- the LOC105230600 gene encoding carboxypeptidase B-like, with the protein MPVILKKRSKKRMKKIISHVKFQKLIVPRPDVLHGYLRHEEINRYLEYLKNRYSFVQLHVLGLTHERRQLKAIEIDWNSEQNLEAVERERTRRMLYDKSAVTPLPQSVKPGSQGRNTIFIEAGTHAREWISVAVALNCIYQLTEKHLRNYELLRKLRFIIVPVTNPDGYEYTFVKNRRWRKNRRPIRHSRHIGTDCNRNYDFHWEDGPSKSGRNTFKGLKPFSEPETRAMRNILRKHKENLLFFLSLHSYAESIMYPWGYSKDLPETWQKLEKLALAGRNAIKAYNGRSYRVGSIAKLTKRRISGSIVDYVFGVINAPLALVMELPSQALGFQPPAESISPIGHESWFGIREMCKMAYDIEAPFLKLEATLLAKALTNARQPLQEADAASNKQPLYRALMPAIKAEQVLKNTQVPVKG; encoded by the exons ATGCCAGTGATCTTGAAGAAGCGCAGCAAGAAACGCATGAAGAAAATCATTTCGCATGTAAAGTTCCAGAAATTGATTGTGCCGCGGCCGGATGTGCTGCACGGCTACCTGCGGCACGAGGAGATCAATCGCTATTTGGAATATCTGAAGAATCGCTACAGTTTCGTGCAACTGCATGTGCTCGGCCTAACACACGAGCGTCGTCAATTGAAGGCAATCGAAATCGACTGGAATAGCGAGCAGAATTTGGAGGCCGTCGAACGTGAACGTACGCGACGCATGCTTTACGACAAGTCCGCAGTCACGCCACTGCCACAAAGTGTAAAGCCCGGCTCACAGGGCCGCAACACGATCTTCATAGAGGCCGGCACGCATGCGCGTGAATGGATCAGCGTAGCGGTGGCCTTGAATTGCATCTACCAGTTGACGGAGAAACATCTGCGCAATTATGAGTTGCTGCGCAAGTTGCGCTTTATCATTGTGCCCGTCACGAATCCCGACGGTTATGAGTATACGTTCGTGAAGAATCGCCGTTGGCGCAAGAATCGTCGACCCATTCGTCATAGCCGTCACATTGGTACCGATTGTAATCGCAATTATGACTTTCACTGGGAAGATGGACCCTCGAAGAGCGGTCGCAATACGTTTAAGGGTCTGAAACCGTTCTCCGAGCCGGAGACACGCGCCATGCGCAACATTCTGCGCAAACATAAGGAgaatttattattctttttgtcGCTGCACTCGTATGCGGAGAGCATTATGTACCCCTGGGGATATAGCAA AGACCTACCCGAGACATGGCAGAAATTGGAAAAACTAGCGCTAGCGGGTCGCAATGCCATAAAGGCCTACAATGGCCGAAGTTATCGCGTCGGCAGCATAGCAAA ATTAACGAAACGCCGCATATCCGGCTCGATTGTGGACTACGTTTTCGGCGTAATAAACGCGCCATTGGCGTTGGTTATGGAATTGCCATCGCAAGCTTTGGGTTTTCAGCCGCCAGCAGAGTCAATTAGCCCGATTGGGCACGAGAGTTGGTTCGGCATACGTGAGATGTGCAAAATGGCGTATGACATAGAGGCGCCCTTTTTGAAATTGGAGGCGACGTTATTGGCGAAGGCGCTGACTAACGCTAGACAACCGTTGCAAGAAGCCGACGCAGCGTCGAATAAACAACCGCTCTACAGAGCGCTGATGCCCGCCATCAAAGCTGAACAAGTGCTGAAGAACACGCAAGTGCCTGTAAAGGGTTga